In Halopseudomonas xinjiangensis, a single genomic region encodes these proteins:
- a CDS encoding N-acetylglutaminylglutamine amidotransferase: MCGLAGEFRFDGRPVDMGALDRTTHHMTQRGPDSAGLWSHGPIGFGHRRLKIMDLAEASGQPMVDAELGLSMIFNGAIYNYPQLRAELEGLGYRFFSGGDTEVLLKGYHAWGEKLLPRLNGMFALAIWERDANRLFLARDRLGIKPLYLSRTRQRLRFASSLTAILQGGDVDTSLDPVALNHYMSFHAVVPAPRTILKGVQKLPPAHWMRIEADGSEQTGCWWDLPYGARDDEKDLSFDEWQDRVLDALRTSVKRRNLAAVDVGVLLSGGVDSSLLVGLLREAGAEKLQTFSIGFADVNGEAGNEFKYSDLIAEHFATDHHQLMIPEQEILSELPYAFKAMNEPMVSHDNIAFFLLSREVSKHCKVVQSGQGADEIFAGYHWYPKVDEASDPVRAYQEAFMDRSFDEYRQTVMPQWAQEDYAGQFIRDHFAQPGASSGLDKALRLDTTVMLVDDPVKRVDNMTMAWGLEARVPFLDHEVVELAARVPGRFKLPDEGKYVLKEASRKVIPAAVIDRPKGYFPVPGLKYLEGSTLEWVREALTSERARARGLFNPDYVEKLLSDPKSHITPLRGSKLWQLAVLGLWLDAHGL, encoded by the coding sequence ATGTGTGGACTAGCAGGTGAGTTTCGCTTCGACGGTCGCCCCGTCGATATGGGTGCGCTGGACCGAACCACGCACCACATGACGCAGCGCGGCCCGGATAGCGCCGGGCTGTGGTCACACGGGCCGATCGGCTTCGGCCATCGCCGACTGAAAATCATGGATCTGGCCGAAGCGTCAGGCCAGCCCATGGTCGACGCCGAGCTCGGCCTGTCGATGATTTTCAACGGTGCGATCTATAACTATCCGCAGCTACGCGCCGAACTCGAAGGCCTGGGTTACCGCTTCTTTTCCGGCGGCGATACCGAAGTATTGCTCAAGGGCTATCACGCCTGGGGCGAGAAACTTCTGCCACGCCTGAACGGGATGTTTGCGCTGGCGATCTGGGAGCGCGACGCCAACCGTCTGTTCCTGGCCCGGGACCGACTGGGCATCAAACCGCTGTACCTGAGCCGTACCCGGCAGCGTCTGCGCTTCGCTTCAAGCCTCACGGCGATCCTTCAAGGTGGCGATGTCGACACCTCGCTCGATCCGGTGGCGCTGAATCACTATATGTCGTTCCATGCGGTGGTGCCGGCGCCCCGCACCATCCTCAAAGGCGTACAGAAGCTGCCACCGGCACACTGGATGCGTATCGAAGCAGACGGCAGCGAACAGACCGGTTGCTGGTGGGATCTGCCCTACGGCGCCCGCGATGACGAGAAGGATCTGTCCTTCGATGAGTGGCAGGATCGTGTGCTCGATGCCCTGCGCACCTCGGTCAAGCGCCGCAATCTGGCTGCAGTGGATGTCGGCGTGCTGCTCTCCGGCGGCGTTGACTCGAGCCTGCTGGTCGGTCTGCTGCGCGAAGCCGGCGCAGAGAAGCTGCAGACGTTCTCGATCGGCTTTGCCGACGTCAACGGCGAGGCCGGCAACGAGTTCAAGTACTCGGATCTGATTGCCGAGCATTTCGCTACGGACCATCACCAGCTGATGATTCCCGAGCAGGAGATCCTTTCCGAGCTGCCCTACGCCTTCAAGGCGATGAACGAGCCGATGGTCAGCCATGACAACATCGCCTTCTTCCTGCTTTCCCGCGAAGTATCCAAGCACTGCAAGGTGGTGCAAAGCGGCCAGGGGGCCGATGAAATCTTCGCTGGCTATCACTGGTATCCGAAGGTGGACGAGGCAAGCGACCCGGTGCGCGCCTACCAGGAAGCCTTCATGGATCGCAGCTTCGATGAGTATCGCCAGACCGTAATGCCGCAATGGGCTCAGGAAGATTATGCCGGCCAGTTCATCCGCGATCACTTCGCCCAGCCGGGCGCCAGCAGCGGCTTGGACAAGGCGCTGCGTCTGGACACCACGGTGATGCTGGTCGACGACCCGGTCAAACGCGTGGACAACATGACCATGGCCTGGGGTCTGGAGGCTCGTGTTCCGTTCCTCGACCACGAGGTGGTCGAACTCGCCGCCCGCGTGCCGGGTCGCTTCAAACTGCCGGACGAGGGCAAGTATGTACTCAAGGAGGCCTCGCGAAAGGTTATCCCGGCGGCGGTCATCGATCGTCCCAAGGGCTACTTCCCGGTTCCGGGGCTCAAGTATCTGGAAGGCAGCACGCTGGAATGGGTACGGGAGGCACTCACCAGCGAACGTGCTCGGGCGCGCGGGCTTTTCAACCCAGATTATGTCGAGAAGCTGTTGAGCGACCCGAAGAGTCACATCACACCGCTGCGGGGATCGAAATTGTGGCAATTGGCCGTCCTCGGACTCTGGCTGGACGCACACGGGCTGTGA
- a CDS encoding MarR family winged helix-turn-helix transcriptional regulator, whose amino-acid sequence MHMMHDLYLGLRRLQRASEIHAKRLGRHSGLTPIQLLILHSIRAMGEGTLGDLAKQVSVSQATLSTIIDRLENRELLQRIRSKSDKRKVHLALSDKGVAAIQAEPALLPAEFLDRFSKLADWEQLMLLASLQRVAGLLEADQHGTPELFDSETAA is encoded by the coding sequence ATGCACATGATGCACGACCTTTACCTCGGCCTCCGCCGGCTACAGCGCGCCAGTGAGATCCATGCCAAGCGGCTCGGCCGGCACAGCGGCCTGACGCCAATCCAGCTGTTGATCCTGCATAGCATCAGAGCCATGGGCGAAGGCACCTTGGGCGACCTGGCCAAGCAAGTCAGCGTTTCCCAGGCCACGTTAAGTACAATCATTGACCGCCTGGAGAACCGAGAGTTGCTGCAACGTATTCGCAGCAAGAGCGACAAGCGCAAGGTTCACCTTGCTCTGTCTGATAAAGGCGTCGCGGCGATTCAGGCCGAGCCGGCTTTGTTGCCAGCGGAATTCCTTGACCGTTTCAGCAAGCTTGCCGACTGGGAGCAGCTGATGCTGCTGGCGAGTCTGCAGCGTGTCGCCGGCCTGCTGGAAGCCGATCAGCACGGCACGCCGGAACTCTTCGACAGCGAAACGGCGGCCTGA
- the gabD gene encoding NADP-dependent succinate-semialdehyde dehydrogenase, producing MQLNAPALFRQQAYIDGRWCEADSGTRTDIRNPANDERLGSVPNMGRAETERAIQAAQAAQPAWRKRTAKERAAVLRKWFELMMLHQEDLARIMTAEQGKPLAEARGEVAYAASFLEWFAEEAKRVYGDVIPGHQPDKRIIVQKEPIGVAAAITPWNFPAAMITRKVGPALAAGCAMVLKPAPQTPFSALALAALAEEAGLPAGLFSVIPADVSQSREVGAELCANPIVRKLSFTGSTAVGVKLMEQCAPTLKKLSLELGGNAPFIVFDDADLDAAVEGAMISKYRNAGQTCVCANRIYVQDGVYDAFAEKLVAAVRELKVGDGSLAGITTGPLINADAVKKVQAHLKDAQDKGAKVLVGGKPHELGRFFFEPTVITDVDSSMLVAREETFGPLAPLFRFSDEADVIRQANDTEFGLAAYFYARDLGRAFRVAEALEYGMVGVNTGLISNEVAPFGGMKASGLGREGSKYGIEEYVEIKYVCLGGI from the coding sequence ATGCAATTGAACGCCCCCGCCTTGTTTCGCCAGCAGGCCTACATTGATGGTCGCTGGTGCGAAGCCGACAGCGGCACCCGGACCGATATACGCAACCCAGCCAACGATGAGCGACTCGGCAGCGTGCCGAATATGGGTCGCGCTGAAACCGAGCGTGCCATTCAGGCTGCGCAGGCGGCCCAGCCCGCCTGGCGCAAGCGCACCGCGAAGGAACGTGCTGCAGTGCTGCGCAAATGGTTCGAACTGATGATGCTCCACCAGGAAGATCTGGCGCGCATCATGACCGCCGAGCAAGGCAAGCCACTGGCCGAAGCGCGTGGCGAAGTCGCCTACGCAGCCTCCTTTCTGGAGTGGTTCGCCGAAGAAGCCAAGCGCGTCTATGGAGACGTGATTCCCGGCCACCAGCCGGACAAGCGCATCATCGTGCAGAAAGAGCCGATCGGCGTCGCTGCGGCGATCACGCCCTGGAATTTCCCTGCCGCCATGATCACTCGCAAAGTGGGCCCGGCGCTCGCCGCCGGTTGCGCCATGGTGCTCAAGCCGGCGCCCCAGACGCCGTTTTCGGCCCTGGCTCTGGCGGCGCTCGCCGAGGAAGCGGGTTTGCCGGCAGGTCTGTTCAGCGTCATCCCAGCAGATGTCAGCCAGTCCAGAGAAGTCGGAGCCGAGCTGTGTGCCAACCCGATCGTCCGCAAGTTGTCCTTCACCGGTTCCACCGCGGTGGGTGTAAAGCTGATGGAGCAATGCGCGCCGACCCTCAAGAAGCTGTCTCTCGAACTCGGCGGTAACGCGCCCTTCATTGTCTTCGACGACGCGGATCTCGACGCCGCAGTCGAAGGTGCGATGATCTCGAAATACCGTAATGCCGGCCAGACCTGCGTCTGTGCCAACCGTATCTATGTGCAGGACGGCGTCTACGATGCGTTTGCCGAAAAACTTGTCGCGGCGGTCAGGGAGCTGAAAGTCGGCGATGGCTCGCTTGCCGGCATCACCACCGGGCCGCTGATCAATGCCGACGCGGTGAAGAAGGTCCAGGCGCACCTCAAGGACGCGCAGGACAAGGGCGCCAAGGTATTGGTCGGCGGCAAGCCGCATGAACTGGGAAGGTTCTTCTTCGAGCCGACGGTGATCACCGATGTCGACAGCAGCATGCTGGTTGCACGCGAGGAAACCTTCGGGCCGCTGGCGCCGTTGTTCCGCTTTAGCGATGAGGCTGATGTGATCCGCCAGGCCAACGATACCGAGTTCGGCCTGGCTGCGTATTTCTATGCTCGCGACCTGGGCCGCGCATTCCGGGTAGCCGAGGCGCTGGAATACGGCATGGTCGGCGTCAACACTGGGCTGATCTCCAATGAGGTCGCGCCGTTTGGCGGTATGAAAGCTTCCGGGCTGGGCCGGGAAGGCTCGAAGTACGGCATCGAAGAATACGTCGAGATCAAATACGTGTGTCTGGGCGGGATCTGA
- the gabT gene encoding 4-aminobutyrate--2-oxoglutarate transaminase, which produces MNKTNESLMQRRHAAVARGVGQIHPIFAQRAENATVWDVEGRQYIDFAGGIAVLNTGHRHPKVMDAVRRQLDQFTHTCFQVLAYEPYVELCERLNAMVPGDFEKKTLLVTTGSEAVENAVKIARAATGRAGVICFTGGYHGRTMMTLSMTGKVNPYAAGMGLMPGGVYRAQYPCPIHGVSEDDSIASIERVFKNDAEPRDIAAIVIEPVQGEGGFYAASPAFMQRLRELCDLHGILLVADEVQTGAGRTGTFFAMEQMGVAPDLTTFAKSIAGGFPVAGVCGRAEVMDAIAPGGLGGTYAGNPLACAAALAVIDVFEEENLLARSRKIGELISGRLSEIASEDKRIADVRGLGAMVACELFTNDGHPHAELTARIVAAAREKGLILLSCGQYGNVIRILVPLTATDVEVQQGMDILSACFREQD; this is translated from the coding sequence ATGAACAAAACCAACGAATCCCTGATGCAACGTCGGCATGCTGCGGTGGCCCGCGGTGTGGGCCAGATCCATCCGATCTTTGCACAGCGTGCCGAGAATGCCACCGTCTGGGACGTTGAAGGTCGCCAATACATCGACTTCGCAGGCGGCATTGCGGTGCTCAACACCGGGCACCGTCATCCGAAGGTGATGGATGCCGTGCGGCGCCAGCTCGACCAGTTCACCCATACCTGCTTTCAGGTGCTGGCCTACGAGCCCTACGTCGAGTTATGCGAGCGCCTGAATGCGATGGTGCCGGGAGATTTCGAGAAAAAGACCCTGCTGGTTACCACCGGCTCGGAAGCCGTCGAGAACGCCGTGAAGATCGCCCGTGCAGCAACGGGTCGAGCCGGCGTGATCTGCTTCACCGGCGGCTATCACGGACGCACGATGATGACTTTGTCGATGACCGGTAAGGTCAATCCGTATGCGGCGGGCATGGGCCTGATGCCAGGCGGTGTCTATCGCGCGCAATATCCCTGTCCGATACATGGCGTCAGCGAGGATGATTCGATCGCCAGTATCGAGCGGGTGTTCAAGAACGATGCCGAGCCGCGCGACATCGCAGCGATCGTCATCGAGCCGGTGCAGGGCGAAGGTGGGTTCTACGCTGCCTCGCCTGCATTCATGCAGCGGCTGCGTGAGCTCTGCGATCTGCACGGCATTCTGCTGGTGGCCGATGAGGTGCAAACCGGCGCCGGCCGTACCGGCACTTTTTTTGCGATGGAGCAGATGGGCGTTGCGCCAGACCTGACGACATTCGCCAAGTCTATCGCTGGCGGCTTCCCGGTTGCCGGCGTCTGCGGGCGTGCCGAGGTGATGGATGCCATCGCACCGGGCGGCCTCGGCGGCACCTACGCGGGCAATCCGCTGGCCTGTGCCGCTGCTTTGGCGGTCATCGATGTATTCGAGGAAGAAAACCTGCTGGCGCGTAGCCGCAAGATCGGTGAGCTGATTTCCGGCCGGCTAAGCGAAATTGCCAGCGAGGACAAGCGCATCGCCGATGTGCGCGGACTCGGCGCGATGGTCGCTTGCGAGCTGTTCACCAACGACGGTCACCCGCATGCCGAGCTGACCGCACGGATCGTCGCAGCGGCGCGGGAGAAGGGGCTGATCCTGCTGTCCTGCGGTCAGTATGGCAACGTCATCCGCATCCTCGTCCCGCTCACGGCGACCGACGTGGAAGTGCAGCAGGGCATGGATATCCTGTCGGCGTGCTTCCGCGAGCAGGACTGA
- a CDS encoding phospholipase D family protein, whose translation MDELRRTSPRRWLRALLGLLLLAWLGMACYQAFKPLPAGLSFTGPLRPASDMQLLMDQTYHDGQRRITEQQVFDEAFALIGQARRLIVVDMFLFNDFAAKAEHRPLSRQLTEALLAARRQHADIEIVVITDPFNTFYGSMQAPAIEALEEAGIRVVMTPVSKLRASNPAWSGLWHICCSWLGNSEDGGWLPNPVAEGKVTLRGWLRLLNFRANHRKTLIVDQGNDWVGLVTSANPHDASSHHWNAALRFSGAAALDLLASEQAVLNMANAEVDWPQPPDMSIAVLPAVQILTEGAIRDGLLRMVDSSEAGDRLDMEMFYLSHRPIIKALINAHKRGVELRVLLDPNRDAFGREKNGIPNRQAAWDLHEAGIPVRWCDTQGEQCHRKWVRLEHSDGIGELISGSANLTRRNLDDLNLETSVRLVAQHDESALVEAREHFQRLWTNAEGKPFSLPYDAFADHSRLRYWLYRWMEATGMSTF comes from the coding sequence ATGGATGAACTTCGTCGCACCTCACCTCGCCGCTGGCTCCGCGCCCTGCTCGGCCTGCTTCTGCTCGCCTGGCTCGGCATGGCCTGTTACCAGGCCTTCAAACCGCTACCGGCTGGCCTGTCATTCACCGGGCCGCTGCGGCCTGCCAGCGACATGCAGCTGCTGATGGACCAGACCTACCACGACGGCCAGAGGCGCATCACTGAGCAGCAGGTATTCGACGAGGCCTTTGCCCTGATCGGACAGGCCAGACGCCTGATCGTCGTCGACATGTTCCTGTTCAACGACTTCGCCGCCAAAGCCGAGCATCGACCGCTGAGCCGCCAGCTGACCGAGGCGCTACTGGCGGCCCGTCGCCAGCATGCTGATATTGAGATCGTGGTTATCACCGATCCGTTCAATACGTTTTACGGCAGCATGCAAGCGCCAGCGATCGAAGCGCTGGAGGAGGCGGGCATACGGGTGGTCATGACCCCCGTGTCGAAGCTGCGGGCGTCCAACCCGGCCTGGTCCGGGCTATGGCATATCTGCTGCAGCTGGCTTGGCAACAGCGAGGACGGCGGCTGGCTGCCGAATCCGGTCGCCGAGGGGAAGGTAACCCTGCGCGGCTGGCTGCGGCTGCTCAACTTCCGCGCTAATCATCGCAAGACACTGATCGTCGATCAGGGCAATGACTGGGTCGGGCTGGTGACCTCTGCCAATCCGCACGACGCCAGCAGCCATCACTGGAATGCGGCACTGCGCTTCAGTGGCGCGGCGGCGCTCGATCTGCTTGCCTCCGAGCAGGCGGTGCTGAACATGGCGAACGCTGAAGTGGACTGGCCGCAGCCGCCGGACATGTCGATTGCGGTACTACCTGCGGTGCAGATACTGACCGAGGGTGCCATCCGCGACGGGCTGCTGCGCATGGTCGATTCCAGCGAGGCAGGTGACCGGCTCGATATGGAGATGTTCTACCTCTCGCATCGGCCGATTATCAAAGCGCTGATCAATGCCCATAAACGAGGCGTGGAATTGCGCGTGCTGCTCGATCCCAACCGCGATGCGTTCGGTCGGGAGAAGAACGGCATACCCAACCGCCAGGCAGCGTGGGACCTGCATGAAGCAGGCATTCCGGTTCGCTGGTGCGACACCCAGGGCGAGCAGTGCCACCGAAAGTGGGTGCGTCTGGAGCACAGCGATGGCATCGGCGAGCTGATCAGCGGATCAGCCAACCTGACCCGGCGCAACCTGGATGACCTGAACCTGGAAACCAGCGTGCGACTGGTAGCGCAGCATGACGAGTCGGCGCTGGTCGAAGCCCGGGAGCATTTCCAGCGGCTTTGGACAAACGCCGAAGGCAAGCCCTTCAGCCTGCCCTACGACGCATTTGCCGACCACAGCCGGCTGCGCTACTGGCTCTACCGCTGGATGGAAGCCACCGGCATGTCGACGTTCTGA
- a CDS encoding intermembrane phospholipid transport protein YdbH family protein yields the protein MQRALRWILVIVLFLGLAGLFTFHWAQRALLDAGLEDVDWQGLRYSSGEFHLNRVTGVYVGGNGRLRFELKEVRLEPTWQNGPSVLLLDIRDLDLDWNAGPDRTAGEQAPVSQPIDEFLNDPTDQFDASRALPEITRIHALRLELPCQAQRCELFGDLQVRNQPEQQRVTADARLQSGGDTLDLDAALYRDGAALVLESDLRLNDTPGIELAARWQRSESGPELAGHLDVPSLPESDVLASLLQPWSDVAVLPAQVPSGLNLQTSWALRPQIEPRQWQDWLNGAVQFEAHAELQQPWSLASVGLLSGALAMRLTGDRGRWLLHQGDARLRFENPVLPALEALPAELRPDALTIQIRPHLELEIGWQQELALAVEVQVEGDLHGSLTGQARVSPGNAWHARLDDGRITMQTARLEQDGLRLRNVQAELPLQAQLDAEAVQVQFGQAANVRAALASHAELGLELSDVRIGLPGMVINAPLSEPALMEVVSQTQVAASQVQHAMLRPQGWSLQGTLRQGRDGLSWSGSVATVGGLGLDVALVWPLDRPWRAEVQLQEVFFRAANPLAATLADWPELLTLATGRLRGRFDVTGDTTLERVEGRIDGSGIGGIYDRATFEGLNLPVDVAVAHDALSVQTDGLSLTSLNPGIELGPLSARLGYNAPLAAPADGRLAVRHAEMQLLGGELSVQPTVVDLSEPRQDLVIDVSGLQLSSLFEAYPAEGLSGRGTLDGQLPISLVDGQLTVDSGSVRAREPGGVLQYRSDRLSELAQSNLGMRELAVALDDFRYSVLSSELDYGEDGVLILGLRLEGSNPDLQNGRPVHLNINLEENIPALLASLQLSGQVSDIIQKRVQERLLQQRLVQ from the coding sequence ATGCAAAGGGCATTGCGATGGATATTGGTCATTGTGCTGTTTCTGGGCCTGGCCGGCCTGTTTACCTTTCACTGGGCGCAGCGCGCGCTGCTGGATGCTGGTCTCGAGGACGTTGACTGGCAGGGTTTGCGTTACAGCTCCGGCGAGTTTCACCTCAACCGGGTGACCGGCGTGTATGTTGGCGGCAACGGCCGATTGCGGTTCGAGCTGAAAGAGGTTCGCCTGGAGCCAACCTGGCAGAACGGCCCCAGTGTGTTGCTGCTTGATATCCGTGATCTCGACCTGGACTGGAACGCCGGACCCGATCGCACCGCGGGCGAGCAGGCCCCGGTCAGCCAACCCATCGACGAATTCCTCAACGATCCAACCGATCAGTTCGATGCCTCGCGCGCCCTGCCGGAGATCACCCGGATCCACGCGCTGCGGCTCGAACTGCCGTGCCAGGCGCAGCGCTGCGAACTCTTCGGCGACCTGCAGGTGCGCAACCAGCCCGAACAGCAGCGGGTGACGGCAGACGCCCGTCTGCAGTCGGGGGGCGACACGCTGGATCTGGATGCGGCGCTCTATCGCGACGGCGCGGCGTTGGTCCTCGAGAGCGATCTGCGACTCAACGACACTCCCGGGATAGAACTCGCGGCGAGATGGCAGCGCAGCGAAAGCGGGCCGGAGCTTGCCGGCCATCTCGATGTTCCCTCCCTACCTGAGAGCGATGTGCTGGCAAGTCTGCTGCAACCCTGGTCAGACGTCGCGGTCTTGCCGGCTCAAGTGCCAAGCGGTCTGAATCTGCAAACCAGCTGGGCGTTGCGCCCGCAGATCGAGCCGCGCCAATGGCAGGACTGGTTGAATGGCGCTGTGCAATTCGAGGCCCATGCCGAACTGCAACAGCCTTGGTCACTCGCATCGGTTGGCTTGCTGAGCGGGGCGCTGGCGATGCGACTGACGGGAGATCGTGGGCGCTGGCTCCTGCACCAAGGTGATGCCCGGCTGCGTTTCGAAAACCCTGTACTGCCTGCATTGGAGGCCTTGCCGGCGGAACTGAGACCTGACGCGCTGACGATACAAATCCGCCCTCATCTGGAGCTCGAAATAGGCTGGCAACAGGAGCTGGCGCTGGCGGTGGAAGTACAGGTCGAAGGCGATTTGCATGGCTCGCTCACCGGGCAGGCGCGAGTCTCCCCTGGTAATGCCTGGCATGCGCGACTCGACGACGGTCGCATCACGATGCAGACGGCACGATTGGAGCAGGACGGGCTGCGCCTGCGCAACGTGCAGGCCGAGCTGCCGCTCCAGGCACAGCTGGATGCCGAGGCCGTGCAGGTGCAGTTCGGCCAGGCTGCGAACGTCCGCGCGGCACTGGCTTCGCATGCCGAGCTGGGGCTGGAGTTGTCCGATGTGCGCATCGGCTTGCCGGGAATGGTGATCAACGCGCCGCTGTCCGAGCCAGCGCTGATGGAAGTCGTCAGCCAGACGCAGGTTGCCGCCAGCCAGGTGCAACATGCCATGCTCAGGCCGCAGGGCTGGAGCCTGCAGGGAACGCTGCGTCAGGGGCGCGACGGCCTCAGCTGGAGCGGATCGGTGGCAACGGTGGGCGGGCTCGGGCTCGACGTGGCGCTGGTGTGGCCACTCGACAGACCCTGGCGCGCCGAAGTGCAGTTGCAGGAGGTGTTCTTCCGCGCCGCTAACCCGCTCGCGGCTACGCTGGCCGACTGGCCGGAACTGCTGACCTTGGCGACCGGCCGCCTGCGCGGTCGATTCGACGTCACCGGCGACACCACGCTTGAACGAGTCGAAGGCCGCATTGACGGCAGCGGCATCGGCGGGATCTATGATCGGGCGACCTTTGAAGGACTCAACCTGCCAGTCGATGTGGCGGTTGCCCATGACGCTCTCAGCGTACAGACCGATGGGTTGAGCCTGACGTCCCTCAACCCCGGCATCGAGTTGGGACCGCTCTCCGCGCGCCTCGGCTACAACGCCCCGCTTGCGGCTCCCGCTGACGGTCGCCTGGCCGTCCGCCATGCTGAAATGCAACTACTGGGCGGCGAGCTCAGTGTGCAACCGACCGTGGTCGACTTGAGCGAGCCGCGGCAGGATTTGGTGATCGACGTGTCCGGCTTACAACTTTCCAGTCTGTTCGAGGCTTACCCGGCCGAAGGGCTAAGCGGACGCGGCACCCTGGATGGCCAGCTGCCGATCAGCCTGGTTGACGGACAGCTGACGGTCGACTCCGGCTCGGTTCGCGCGCGGGAACCGGGTGGCGTCCTGCAATACCGGTCCGACCGTCTGAGCGAACTCGCCCAGAGTAATCTGGGCATGCGTGAGCTGGCCGTAGCCCTGGATGACTTTCGATACAGCGTGCTCTCGAGCGAACTTGACTATGGCGAGGACGGTGTGCTCATACTCGGCCTGCGTCTGGAGGGCAGCAACCCTGACCTGCAGAACGGTAGACCGGTACACCTCAACATCAATCTAGAGGAAAACATCCCGGCGTTGCTTGCCAGCCTGCAGCTCAGCGGTCAGGTTAGCGACATCATCCAGAAACGGGTTCAGGAGCGGCTGTTGCAGCAGCGGCTTGTCCAGTAA
- a CDS encoding YnbE family lipoprotein: MRWRVLSAVILVWGLAACTPTVRVAAPSEPININLNVKIQHEIYIKVDRQLDEIFSESSGLF; the protein is encoded by the coding sequence ATGCGATGGCGCGTCTTGTCGGCCGTGATCCTGGTGTGGGGATTGGCGGCCTGTACCCCGACGGTGAGGGTGGCGGCCCCCAGCGAGCCGATCAACATCAATCTCAACGTCAAGATTCAACACGAAATCTATATCAAGGTCGACCGGCAGCTGGACGAGATCTTTAGCGAATCCAGCGGCCTGTTCTGA
- a CDS encoding YdbL family protein, with product MRMTFRIGGLLLALLLSVSAWAMTLNEAMTALPAAKAAGQLGEKPDGYLGVVAPGGNATAAQIAEQINRARRAEYQRLAKDNGIQQADVESIAGKKAIERTANGQYIMLNGVWMKK from the coding sequence ATGCGTATGACGTTTCGTATCGGCGGGCTGTTGCTCGCCCTGCTGCTCAGCGTTTCGGCCTGGGCGATGACACTCAACGAGGCGATGACTGCGCTACCGGCCGCCAAGGCCGCGGGCCAGCTCGGAGAAAAACCGGATGGCTATCTCGGCGTAGTGGCGCCAGGCGGCAATGCCACCGCGGCGCAGATCGCCGAACAGATCAACCGTGCACGGCGGGCCGAATACCAGCGCCTGGCGAAGGACAACGGTATCCAGCAAGCCGATGTGGAGTCGATTGCCGGCAAGAAGGCTATCGAGCGCACCGCCAACGGCCAGTACATCATGCTCAATGGCGTGTGGATGAAAAAGTAA
- a CDS encoding lipase secretion chaperone yields MKAIVYAPLLGCILLLGWHHTRPTAAPPERQAEIIEPVGPASSLRISARKDGAAEPLPPPSLRGTAVDGSIKVDQQGNLLVTEHLRDLFEYYLATVGEIEPDQAIALIDRQLQAQLDEPALSQARNLLDAYLGYRRRVAELEQELPVVADLAALRTREEAVRGLRARLFDRHVHEALFGREEAYNQYHLDRLAIVHDASLDPAERAAAIAELRDSQPEDLQHALTTQVHRELGQRTQALRAQNAPSQAVRQLRLELAGPEATERLERLDAERAQWQQRLDRFVEERQAILDEPGLADVDKRAAVEDLLSDRFDERERLRVAALVE; encoded by the coding sequence ATGAAAGCCATCGTCTACGCCCCGTTGCTGGGCTGCATCCTGCTGCTCGGCTGGCATCACACCCGTCCGACAGCCGCCCCGCCCGAGCGACAGGCCGAGATCATCGAGCCAGTCGGGCCCGCATCAAGCTTGCGCATTTCAGCGCGGAAGGACGGCGCGGCAGAACCGCTACCTCCGCCATCGTTGCGCGGAACCGCGGTGGACGGCTCGATCAAGGTCGATCAGCAGGGAAACCTTCTGGTGACCGAACACTTGCGCGACCTGTTCGAGTACTACCTTGCGACGGTTGGCGAGATCGAGCCGGACCAGGCCATCGCGCTGATCGATCGGCAACTGCAGGCGCAGCTGGACGAGCCAGCGCTATCGCAGGCCCGAAACCTGCTCGATGCGTACCTGGGTTACAGACGTCGGGTAGCCGAGCTGGAGCAAGAGCTGCCCGTCGTTGCTGACCTGGCCGCTCTGCGCACACGCGAGGAAGCGGTACGCGGCCTGCGCGCGCGCCTGTTCGACCGCCACGTGCACGAGGCGCTGTTCGGCCGCGAGGAAGCGTATAACCAGTACCACCTGGATCGCCTGGCGATTGTGCATGACGCATCGCTCGACCCAGCCGAGCGCGCCGCCGCCATCGCCGAGCTGCGCGACAGCCAGCCCGAGGATCTTCAGCACGCGCTGACCACACAAGTGCATCGGGAGCTGGGCCAGCGCACCCAGGCCCTGCGGGCTCAAAACGCGCCTTCCCAGGCCGTCCGCCAGTTGCGCCTGGAGCTGGCTGGCCCGGAGGCAACCGAACGGCTCGAGCGACTCGACGCAGAGCGGGCACAATGGCAGCAGCGCCTCGACCGCTTCGTCGAAGAGAGGCAGGCGATCCTCGACGAACCCGGTCTGGCAGATGTCGACAAGCGAGCAGCGGTAGAAGACTTGCTCAGCGACCGCTTCGATGAACGTGAAAGGCTTCGGGTCGCAGCGTTGGTGGAATAG